The Deltaproteobacteria bacterium genome contains the following window.
TCCAGGTTATAATACTGATGAACAGCCAGGTTCATATCCACCAGCTTCTGGGCATTGGTGTAATAATCCCGAATATCCCCTCCACAGAGCTTGACCACATGCTCGTTGATCTGGGCCAGAATGGGGACAAATTCCGCTTCTCCCTTGAAGGCACGATAATACCGCTTGATCCCTTCAAAGGTTTCCGGAAAAATCTTCATAGCTTTTTTCTCCAGCGATCACCTATCTCATCGGTACTTTGGAAACTCTTGACCCCGGTCCTATACATGGCAGGGAATTAGGTCCCTTTTATCTTCGGCGCAGGACTCTTCCTGCTCTCACAGGGGTGATCTTCCCCTTCTCCACAGCGATCTGCCCACCTACGATTACATACTCGATACCTTGGGGATACTGGTTGGGTTCGGCGTAGGTGCCCTTGTCGATGATGGTGTCGGGGTTAAAGATCGTGATGTCGGCGACCAGCCCCTCCCGGATCAACCCCCGGTTCTGGAGGGCGAGGCGCTGGGCGGGGAAGGAGGTCATCCGTTTTATGGCTTGGGGCAGAGTCAAGACCTTTTCCTCCCGGACGTATTTCCCCAGGAAACGAGCGCAAGTGCCGTAGACGCGCGGGTGGGGCTTTCCCCCGACGATCCCGTCCGAACAGAGGGTCATGTACTCGCTGCGCATGATCTCTTTGACATCGTCTTCGCTGCCGTAAAATAAGACCATGGTGACCGCATTTTCCTCGGCGATGAGGAGGTCGCAGACCGCATCCACCGGGGTCTTCCCCGTTTCCTTGGCGATTTCAGCAATCGACTTCCCCTCGGCAAAACGGTTGGCATCCGTTTTCACCGCACTGACGATAATGTTAGTCCAGCCGATCGCGTCGATCCAGTTATCCCAGCGCTCGGGTTTGATGTTTTCCTGAACCTGGCGGATCTCTTCCCGGATGGCTGGGTTCTTGAGCCTCTCGAGGAGCTTGGCCGTTCCGCCAGCATGAAAACGCGGCGGGATGACCGCATCGAGCATGGTGCTTCCGGCAATGTAAGGGTATTGGTCAAAGGTCACATCCAGGCCTTTGCCCCGGGCTTCCTCCAGCAGAGCCAGAACCTCCCCGGCCCTTCCCCAGTTCTTCTGGCCGGCCACCTTGAGGTGCGAAATATGGAGAGGGCATCCAGCTTCCAAGCAGATCCCGCTGACCTCTTGGATGGAATCAAGGACATAATCCCCCTCATTGCGCATATGGACCACAAAAAA
Protein-coding sequences here:
- a CDS encoding D-aminoacylase, which codes for MLDILIKNGQVIDGSGNPWFRADVGIQGDQIVQVRYGIQTEAKKVIDSAGLIVSPGFIDMHTHSDVRVFTHPEEDSKLMQGITTALIGQDGLSVAPLDEANKPPMMLRVSGLLGTYLKEWSWNSMAEYLSALDALPPATNTMMLVPHGAIRAMVVGWENRPANGNELDRMKRILAQAMEEGGCGFSTGLIYPPGIYADRTEMVELCKVTARYGGFFVVHMRNEGDYVLDSIQEVSGICLEAGCPLHISHLKVAGQKNWGRAGEVLALLEEARGKGLDVTFDQYPYIAGSTMLDAVIPPRFHAGGTAKLLERLKNPAIREEIRQVQENIKPERWDNWIDAIGWTNIIVSAVKTDANRFAEGKSIAEIAKETGKTPVDAVCDLLIAEENAVTMVLFYGSEDDVKEIMRSEYMTLCSDGIVGGKPHPRVYGTCARFLGKYVREEKVLTLPQAIKRMTSFPAQRLALQNRGLIREGLVADITIFNPDTIIDKGTYAEPNQYPQGIEYVIVGGQIAVEKGKITPVRAGRVLRRR